The region AAACAAAATAGAGCCACGTCTGTGTAGCTATTAATAATTCCCCTACTAGTAGGCAGGTATTTGTTCTGCTAATTAatggatatggatatggtaTTATTACAGCTTTTCtggataaagtgaaaaaatgaaTATCTTTTCTTTGTAGATATTAAATTTACTGCAAGAGTTCGTCAATCAATGACATTTTCCGTAGCTTTGAATAATTTCAGAATATGACAAGGATCAGCCTGTGTCTCTTTGAATTTAATTGAATGATGATCATTAATTCATTGTGCAATAGTTAATGTAAAAGAATTATAAAACCAcgtttcatttttatttttattttaaaatgagCACATTTCTGTCCCATGTAAATATGACTCTTTTAGCCGAAGGTCTATCAGAAATAACATGGCAGATAAAGATaaagtctgcgtacactttactcTCCTCATACCTCATTTTGTGGGATTACAGtattacactaggtatgttattattattaatatatatgACTCTTTTGTGAGCCTAACGTGGTGAAGTATATGTTAGCCGTTAGGGAGTGAAGTACACAAATAGCCATTTTTAGGACCCCTATTGTAAGAATAGTCTCTCAGTTTAGTCTCTCAGTTTACAGTGTTTTAAACTTTAACTAGTTTGAAGTTAGGCTAGACCTTGTAGGTGTTATACTATACATTAGTCATTAGCATCAAAAAAGCTGCTCTATCATTTATTGGTTCCTTCTAGATAATATCTTAATCAGGATCTATATAACCTGAtgcattttatactttatttggtATAAGGTATAAATTAGGATAAATTTATTAGGCATTTAATGAGATCTATTTATGATCATTATGTCCTTCAGAGCTATAAGGTGTTATACCATACATAGTCATTAGCATAAAGAAAGCTGCTCTATCATTTATTGGTTCCTTCTGGAGGTATAGTAGCATCTTTTCTGATGTCAATGGTGTCTTGAATTAGCTTGCACGCACTTCGACTATTTTTTCCGAAATACTGATGCCTCCCAGGGGCACAATTACTGATAACCTACCCACCACGGTTTGGGCAAATGCAAAGAAATCACATAGCCCGTTTTTTCCTCCAGTGAGATTTGCAAATAGTAACATATTGCTAGAACTGTGGTTTAAATGTTAGCCTCTCACTCGTCAAACTAAGGGCAAAGAGAAAAGCAAATCAAGATGAGACTTGTTAacaaacatatatttttttctgaAGTGTCAAGTTGCTTGCATTGAGGATTAATATAGTAGATAATAGTACATTTTGTGAGAGATCTCAGAAAAGAAAGATAATCTCCTTCTGGAGTTACTGTGGACAGTTTATGCAACATATACTTCTCTCTGTTTTAACTTGAGGAAAAGACAACTCCAACTAGATAGGAATATGCAATACAAATTTCATGGGAAACGTGAAACACAACCTGATATTATAGAGATGTCAAATGGGTCGGACCAGGCCTAACACAACCTCCTAAGGCATGGCATGCCGGAACAGGCTGCTGGGGCCTCCCTTACAGTTACAGAGTTGCATTAAGTAAAATGAATGCAAACCCATTCCATGATTCAATCAACTACTTTCAATCACAAATTAGTAGGAGTCGACGATATATTATCATATTTATCCATTCCGCGTGATTCAAATTAATCTCATTTTGCAGCTAGCGCATTGTAACAAAGTTATTGATGAAGggtacaaaatatatcaatacaGCGAAGATATACGATTTCACAGGGAAATTGAGTTTCACCTTTTTCACATTTTTGACATCAAACAAGCAAATCTTTACAAAATTTCAGTCAAATAAAGATGATTCAAGCCAAGAAAAGGGAATGTCTTCTCTGCAAGCACACGAAGGAGTTCTTgtaacatgaaatccttacaaaGTCGACAAGACAAGATGAATTAAAGCAATCACAAGAAACCACCCTTTTAGCAACGATAGACATTCTTTCTGTACCATCAATACTGACATATCAAACTGAATCAAGTAGATAATTCCGCAAAAGTTAAAGGATATCAGCTTCCTAATGTTGAGGGTAAAGCTAATGAACTGAATATTGCTGAGAACTATTCAACGCTCAACTAATTCTTTTTGGGAGATCATACTGGTTCTGTTACAACCGTGCTTGTTATTTTTTCAGTGGTGCAAATTTTCCTACTGTTTCTTTGATCAATTGTGCCAATAACTCGCCTACGAAAACCAGAAAACATCACCACCTTCCTCAGCCCAAAAAGATTAtaatgaaagaagagaaatgaaatgtTAAAGAACCGTCTTCATTGAAAGCTTATATCATGTCATTAATCGACTACTAATGGTCTTTCCTAAAGCACCATGTTTCCCTCTTCACTAGATCTTTCCTAAGCTCCACTTTCTAAAATACTGCTCAAATTTTGTTTTATCTGGCATCCACTTCACGTCATTTCCACAAAATAGTGAAATACTCCACAGACAGGCACCCCATCGATAGAGGATACCGAGTAGTTACCTTCTTGATTGTTAGCATTCTCCAAAATTCTAGCCCTTGGCATCTCAATATGCATCTAAAGTATATTTTAGACAGTCATTTACCCAAAAAATCCACTCATCAGAGACATATAGACATGATATTCTCGTAGAAACACTTTTAACCCGTGTACATAATCCTAAAAACATTCAAAACGATGACAGATTTTGTAATGGAAGCTCAATATCATAATAATATCTAAAGAATCATATTTGGTTTCTTAAAAGAGTAGCAGAAAAGATGTCAAACTCTGCTCCACACAAATTTACACCTAATGATTTCTTAGAAGAAAGCATTAAAAGAATAACACACAACAGAAATCATTGTGTCTTTAGTAAATGGAAGCCTCTCTTGTGGACCAGATGAAATTACAGCAAATTTGGAAGATGGGCAGGACTAaactttatctttttttttttttttaaattggtaACTGTTGTTAGGCACTAAACTTATCTTTAAGAAAGTGAGAGATCAGAACTTGACTTAAAATTCCTCTACTATTATGGTTAATATCCTAATAAATTTGAGACCCTAAAAGCCTTATTACTCCTTTTAGTATCTTCAACAAGTTGTCAAAATTTAACTTGATGACCCCTTTAGCACACATGATATTTTGTTCTTCATAATGCATAGAAAGAGATTGAATACATATACATTGGCATCACCAGAATTTATACTTGATATCAAAAATATTTGAAGCATATACATCAGCAGAACTTATATTTGATAAAcaacagcagcaacaacaacaacatacccagtgtaatcccacaagtaaTCCCACATATGATTTTGTTCTTCATAATGCATAGAAAGAGATTGGAAGTATATACATTCAACCAAAAAACATATTTGGCATCAACAGAATTTATGCTTGATATCggaacaacagcaacaacaacaacaacaacatacccagtgtaatcccacaagtggggctGTTAGAGAGACCTTCGGCTCAAATAAGGCAGAAAGACAGTATACTTGATATTGGAACATTGTGGTTAAATTGACATACAACACTAGCAAAAACTCCCCCACAAGTCCCACAAGTCCAACATAACTAAATTAATATTCAAAAAGCAAAATAGAATTTTGCCAATTTCATTGCATAAAGTTTGTGCTAAAATTTGTGTCCACTGGTCAAGAAGGTGTCTAAATTTAATTTGATGACCCCTTTAAGCACACATGATATATTGTGCTTCATAATGCAAATAAATAGGAGCATATATACATAgagccaaaaaaatatttggcaTGAGCAGAATTTGTACTTGATATGGTACATTCTGGTTACATAGATTTTGTAGTATACAACATTAGCAAAAactccccctccccccaccaCCACAGTCCCAACATAACTAAATTAATATTCAAAAGCACAAAAGACTAGAACTTTACCAATTTCATTGCATAAAGTTTCTTCCAAAAATCAAGATTTGATATCACTGATCTCCCTAGCACACCTTGTAATAATCTCACAACCTCTATTATAAGTATTAGCTGCACCAGGTGGTTTACAATTATAATATGAAGCACCAGGTGTATTACAAGGCACCAAATCTCTTCTCAATGTACCATAACTAATGTACTTTTTTTGCATCAACAAAACTCTTCTATTACTTTCACTATCCATcaaattttcttcttcattcacCATTGTTGAACATTCTTTAAGCTTTTCAACACAACCCCTTTTCCCCATTTGCTCAAAGTTACTATCTTTAACTGATTTAAGGTCAAAAACTGAAACCCCACAGCAAATTTTCATTTGGATTTGGCTGAaaagaatcaagaaaatgaGGGTCTTGAATGGGTGGAAATAAAGTTGGGATCTTTTTTGCATTTTGTGTGTTGGAGGTTgaatttgttcttgtttttcccCTGGTGGTgttgtcattttctttttttttttttgtattttgggcTGTGAAAGTGAGATTCCAGGGtgtgaaatttggaaatttttgggGAGGGCTGTAATTAATGAGGAGACATTTAATGATGTAGGGATCAATCCATTACATACACCTACTTTGCTACTCAATAGTCATGGGAGGATTGTGGGGGCCTGGGGGTGGAGTAGTGAGAGTGTCCcaccacccttttttttttttttttgtgttcatttgtttgcaacaaattttaGAGTGTCGAAATTAACCGCAATCACAAATAAAATATGATGAAAcataattttattgataaacaATGTGGTATATTTCTGTTTAttcttttgattcttttttcCTAAATTTCTCCGTTGTTTGAGAGCAGTTAATAGCGTATTTCTCGAACGTAGGATGATTTGGACATTGATCGCTAGGAACTTCGGCCAATGACTTTGAGAAAAGCGGTGTTTGATATCTTGATCTCTTTGTAAATATCCCAAGAGTTTATTGAGTATTTGAGCTGTCTTCTCAAGGAACTTTAGGTTTGAAAAATATAGATTGACCTCAACTTGAAGaaatgccaatttttttttgatgtctATGCCGTTCATTTAAATAGGAATCAATAACGGACAAATTTTGTAGTTAAATTCTGCAGCCAAACAACAAATTCTCCTATTTGGCGGCAGATTATCACAAAATTATATTAGCTACAAGCAATTTAGCGACGAAGTTCGTAGctaatttcagatttttttttggaatggaTATCAGCAATGCAGCACGACTAAATTTGAACTTTTGTTAGAAACTCCCACATTAAAGGTAAAtctgaaatttaataaagacgatttatacccaaaattcTAACTCAAGACCTTTGATTAAGAATAAAAAAGTACTTAAGCAATCGACCACCAATTTTActggttttcttgaattttaagtttggcataaatcaagaaacaaaaattttgccagtgGCTTTTGCTTTAAGACAAGCAGCTTTGACTTTGGAAGTATGATAATTATGTACAAAGTAAGTTGGATCTAGGCTGGGTTCGAAATATCTTGGATTTATAGGCTGGTTTCCAATTCTTCACGTAGTATACTAGAAAAGGACAGAaaagttatttatttttgagGTTAGTCTAAACTAGTCCTTCAGATGTATAACTTAgttgttttagttttttttttttaatttttttttttttttttatatttgtcaAAATTGAGCATTTTTCATCAACTGTCATATTTAAAACACGGgataatatatatgtttaacGAAATTGGCTCGACAAAGCACATGAGCGGTTTAAACTGAAAATATTGTTGGGACATGGTACTTCTCCCAAACCATTCCTCCAATTTGTCCCtaaagaaaacaattttcaaaCCAATTAAACATACCATATGCCTGCTTTTATCCTCCATTATAATAAGAAATAAGGGTTAATGCATATGCAGTCCCTGAACTTgttcttttttccattttgacaCCTCAACTAAGTATTGTTCCTATTAAACCCCTAAACCCGTCCTCAAGTgtatctatcaaacacaatctgaCTTAAATAGTATTCTATCTTAAATATAGCAACATGCTaacatatattctaatttaattatgccagCAGCAATTGAGAGGAAAAAAGAGTAAGCTCTTGATTAACCTGGCAGTGAAAAAGCATAACAAACAGAAACCGAAACAtccatgacctaaagaatagcttaccacacatctaaaatattattttacctttattaccACAATTTACtttttgcttctaataaaaCTTAGATCTAGAGGGTTTAATAGATACACTTGAGGATAAGTTCAGAAATTTAATAGGAACAATCTTAGTTaaggtgccaaaatgaaaaaaaaagaacagatTTAGGCCTTAGGGGATTAGATATGCATTAAGCCAAGAAATAACGAATGAATCAATGCTTTGACTCCTTGGAACTCTGAATAGCACCCTTTGGTGTTAGAAacactaaggggtcgtttggtgcatggtataagtTGGGATATCCCAATACTAATTTTTTGTATCATGTTTGGtaggaggtataaatttatccgggataaatttataccttgcaCCAAACAAAGCACAAAATGCATCCTGGgataaaagatgggatatcccatcttatcccactttatcttgggattattttatcatCGTCAGAGatggataaaataatcccaactCTTAGGCTAAATTAGTCTCGGGATtacaatcccgggataattttgACTATCTACTAAGGTAATATTTTTTAAGGTAcaagtgaaaagaaaacatGTTCTGATttgattcctttttttttttcctagttTTAACGGCTCACGTGTTTCTCACGAGCTAATTTTGTCCTAGATAACTATCGTTGTAAAAATGTAACGGAAGCAAAAAGTGCCCAAGTTCGGTAATCATAAAGGATTAAAATAGCTCAAACTAGCATATTCAAAGGCTTATTTAGATCCATCCCAAAACAAAAGGGATTATTTTAGTCTCAATAGTTACCAATTCATTTGCATGGTGTTTGTAAATTCAGGGGCGGTCCTATGTGGTTTAGTGGGTTCGTATGAAGCCAATTTCGTTGAAAAATAACACcttgtatatacgtatatttaatctatttttaaaaaatatatatgtatatacagtattatttatatatttcttatatattgaACCCACTTGGTAAAAATTCTAGGTCCGCCACTATTTGAAATAGTACGCTATGAAGTTCATCATTGGAAAATCCACAAGTGGTTGCGGCGTGctatttacatatgattttcatgtggaaaaataagaaagatccAATCACTAATGATtattctcttcatttttcatcaatgtcaataaatatatttattatagtTTTAGCACTATAACAAATTACTTATTTACGTGctctatttaaaaatatatttcttaGTCGCCTCTTCTAAATATAGCTTTAGCACTATAACAAATTACTGATTTACGTGctctatttaaaaatataatgtcaataaatatattttttagttGCCTCTtctaacaaattttatttactaTTGGGAGGAATAAGATGTTTATGTATACAAGGAAATTCTAAAAAATCTTAACTCACATATTTCGAAAAGAactaaaatagaaaatagaaaCCAGTTTAACCTTttgtttcttcttcatctcaacGTTACTTATAACAATATTtaatcttacttttttttttttttcacgagAATATGCtacaaattgaaataaaaaagacatGGCCCATTGCATTCGACTGAGAATATCTTACTTAATGCTACATATTGCTACTTATCGCActcctctttatttttcaaatttttgatgGTCAGGTTCAAATCATTTCAcgagttatcaattttttttatttattttaaagttatttttggatatcatatatatttgtgGTCCAACATATCTTTGATAAGATTACTGGTCCAAAAACTTTAATCTGAAGCAAATTGAGATTGCCATTTTAGGTTTGGTGGTTAAAAGGCTAAGCCTCTATTATTGTGTATTGGTAGCAATGAAAATTCAGTATGGTGACGTCTTTGCATTTCATGAGCATCCACTTTAATGGAGTCCGGTGCCAAAATGGAttgtttttttgaaatttatattcaaaatagaaTGTCTTTTTTTATaccaaatgggtatttcgttggttatccagCCGGTAAATACCCATGATTATTGTTTTATCGGTAGAAAGTTACGTTCATTACTTGTAGCGAAATGtaacaaataatatatatatatatatttttttttgtatttcgttgtgTACCATTCACGATTGCATTTGGTAGCACACCAAATCCATATATTCACCACCACCATCGCTCTTGGATATGAAGTCGCCTTTGTTAGAGAACGCTAATTTTTCAGCGTGATCCGAATTTAATCGGGCCTCAATATATACGAGTACCAGAGAAGGgatagaaaaccaaaaaaataaaagtctATTGAGCCAGCAGTTTGAACCTTCTAATACAAGAAAACTTTTTTTCCAAACCcagtaaaaagtaaaaattggATATATACCAATTTGTACCAACAGATTTTGCAACTTATAATTATATACATGCAGTTAAGTGTAAACAAAGATAGGTAAGTGTGGAAGgtaaaaacaaatatataaagctGTTTATACCAAAATCAGTTCTTATTTGAATATTATCATAATTTATGTGTAAATACAAAGCCATATAATGATCCCAAAACAGCAAAAATCACTTTTCTTTATTAAGTATGTACCTAATTTTAACGAgaactgtaaaaaaaaaaagggatctGCGTGTAATTTAATTTGTAATCTGTATTCTGTATTGCATAGTATTCTCTTTGCCCGATTTATGTGACGGTGTTTGGATTTGGAGAGTCAAACAAATCCCTTTTTGACCGTGATTCTTTCATATaccatttaaatattttgaattgttaactattgtggtttataatactttttatttagttttcaaatatgtatattttgatttaagaaatttaaagactctagatgtgtttgatatggaggaaaataattttcaaaacatgtttttcaattttcccaTGTTCACTGATCAAAATTTTAGGAatacattttctctaggaaatcaagttccttaaaaatgaggaaaatgacacAAGTTCCACAATGATTATATATGTCCTCCCAACCTCCAAC is a window of Lycium ferocissimum isolate CSIRO_LF1 chromosome 12, AGI_CSIRO_Lferr_CH_V1, whole genome shotgun sequence DNA encoding:
- the LOC132039697 gene encoding protein RALF-like 1 — translated: MTTPPGEKQEQIQPPTHKMQKRSQLYFHPFKTLIFLILFSQIQMKICCGVSVFDLKSVKDSNFEQMGKRGCVEKLKECSTMVNEEENLMDSESNRRVLLMQKKYISYGTLRRDLVPCNTPGASYYNCKPPGAANTYNRGCEIITRCAREISDIKS